A single Plasmodium malariae genome assembly, chromosome: 6 DNA region contains:
- the PmUG01_06014800 gene encoding conserved Plasmodium protein, unknown function, translating to MVKNNNKMDKNQLLQKSEKANFYNSKIKNKSNENITDCKKESNILQSDVLQNVNLQGKVHIKKYVEKTTKLYNVENRNIIKNISENIEDANDTNVKSEQEELSQGNFSALSEKRFDNNNNNGNSYHNRNGSGSSIRNSSSNSNSSSNNNVLSIESGSCNPGKVEFVENKNFSSRKDNIESNITHFHDTGVAENNEITSKLNDKNYCNNKNFTNNNTYYNMMCKDINYVCNSNTGTINQNKNSHNQAINDINKKSNYHTKFISGSSSNFDGLNNSNDRNKEYSSHHTNSEHMNNVNFIDNGNSSSSSEKLGCMLENTEEYRENVQHYDNIQKSSTNCSITNEMNRNEQKNKNYQMGENESKNDQIDENDIMLKSCFTDSNKVSNYNLNEENECNKEESLYDNIKDRVSEKTFSSSTDLKRLNSLNNSNNSFIFSNNILEGKYNNNNNSANCNFEKSSERGSERGNEKYSEYGDNDKIKGKNEKKGICSNDSCVVSATKEMEACYKSYNNNVNNNIINQSTFTFYDNNLNSNELMANKLQTLNEAKNSSDYNTHSEHDNNNEKKSMLFKNYDFSVFDYLDNYKNIYNNDRKDNTLSLLEKVDSNFKLLNTSINEKKHIIIEENYYNAEEAKFFNSFLNDIAKNVSEEREGKYFSTEDTMSTHIYRNSNIIDSSIKNNVHLTHLNNIRELYANFDSTCNNFKKEKHGFIFANGLNKCGSDLFNKYNDERSHEALNGDTKESVEKNKTYDSSCHNQLLNNHNRDSQTNGKEINKQNESFQNYEKCNSSNAHTFNKEASKFVSFNKNLNYVLISKTGEEEEDCSGKCVSRYMERYVANEVVKEPEIKAANGNTFFQGEGFNSGKDVYHLTKNGNYTGVNNDNDINYNVDYDIDDDINGSIKANINDNIDDDDDGGDVDMINKNSKLMSIIGNRIMDSLENMDAGDATDALYEIMIMRNNKQSTFHCINSMDDSLNTADREIDSELYIKQHFVNSKNLLYNNSYMKCNRDYENCFDRNEIVRVSSFNNPSNSSVNQGEQRNMEYSITYNRVSSKYDSENDINDCHRNGDEKEKDKKYCEKDCERDNKKNDEINVERNINYKNSETTNVSFSVLDNNNIIKSNDNIKLLGKNFIKENTTTANSEHSERIKNVDDGKDAKNDKTNFDYLFDHVIDSNLNLFLNSEELNYDNVLYTNKDSGCSNNNNNSGNSNVRSSINYNKHSYNNSNIKDSNSNNSNSNNSNSNNSNSNNSNSNNRNSNNSNSNNSNSNNSNSNNSNSNTNNGNSSDNNYSYTSDIHNFLRQENLNKAQNNVSNNLYYCPNSPNVRVNANMNNNSFMKYIKNFLENNYINDQKNYIDLYYKTKENNNSTGENEFPDASKENNMNLTINNIYKSKDVNVHGSRNMKYVDGAYFHNKQSVSTANTSYDSCRIGVSNTTNANSANKTNSANKTNSANKTNSTNGVNSMLIGGHHLIRDFNNHSQDIFDMASIKSTKAFAEVHNNNSNSNNISGNNNNGNTYYCRSGMPRLDDANVCIKKTGALDYSNIYNLVHDIKNDEDEHASKSKLNSKHPLESDYCGGIYNNNSSSNNTNSNNNTSNSNTSNNNTGNNNTSNNNTSNNNTSNNNTSNNNTSNNNTSNNNTSNSNSTKNSRITNGSYYRMNDLKKEGKNMNIMNILKTEGGDSHIHRRGNNVTSLQLHDDNSKSKLCISKHEHYTNDDNDDVGNDDNDTSIYVGKNIDVNAQEYSMNCTEDISECNLNKLMVSDCRNATVNKVGLMERRNNLVEGETARTYNNNNSNNHNNSIHNDCNNNITSSNINDSANVQGTRKYYENIKKDNFSTMHSVFQKCVLSKDNENITNYEDRNVKNENRCSNNNINDNQYSTIKINDEEKRKNLSEDIMYNDSTTVATFLSEQNLGKIMSKEDVYINDGELVEKEEQKRGGYSQESINLEKYNNDPDKYSIHPDKYDNFDVGHNCTKPTSTNLEQGNEKGRKGYEDTQMKQVVCTVESNKENNLINDGLHNYSLGGKNTKIVRSWDNMSNMSNMNNYLSNTSSKNNNETLVRNSLMDEKMIDFILKSNGKVKDAMKDNNNEKGSIFQGNLNSINSVNCFLYGVLPNSNSDANSVIDGSHEEVHNNVVHIDNVDNVDNVDNVDEDDCKSNAINDNALNVQISSVNMKDKDNSSYNISTCSKANNSTTSNSVNCNNSTCNNNNDGQKIFLKRNFANGSTSNTNISGDSYDYTMNMTKNMNIKKDTNNNNNNNNSSNNKNNQQMTSFSKKSSNCIEYFDHSHVEVKDSGFKYSAQNDLENITNNMKLKSIYSYNVNKNTNITNVYNYNSFHYLNYNNHLGKGDKNKNKHQHPHQPVRNCNEMNLTNNYDLRVKSGPNSSLNNGINNNCNNSDNNISDRGDDGGNAISVNIRNDSSSTLNNSSNAKKVSPLKVTADYNYVKRISTRCISDSSVMDPQNFNNLHLRLKNSNFPNYMNNPPTAYSGSNNNNINSGSSRSNNSNSNNNNNNNNNNNSNNNNNNNSNNNSNNNSNNNSNNNSNNNSKLTINSNNSNNNNYNNNSNNNSNNSNNNNYNNNNNNNNNNNSSSSNNNIKYNSKTNDESSGSSSIMEKLKVFDKMRYDMKFTNYNTIYDNSVKNRDKMSAKYKVFNSSCNSNNNYNNHNNGSCTTYTSSNHSNNYNNSGSSILDSRSFMLYDDREKLSKEGNKYTDRMKNMNCKNYNNFMKNGYIQKEIIPSDNFLVIKKYTAKYEVQIDPFNGFDIAKRIIGLKGTNMKKICIDTDCKLRLRGRGSGYLEGEEKKEASESLHLCVSCQKYDHYILAKKLIEQLLVKIYMDYDTWLYNHGKPYANLKPKTYEKFIPLFKFQQNPNSKQQNVNQN from the exons atggtaaaaaataataataaaatggacAAGAATCAGTTATTGCAGAAATCTGAGAAAGCCAACTTTTATAATtcaaagataaaaaataaatccaACGAAAATATAACAGACTGCAAAAAGgaaagtaatatattacaaagtGATGTTCTACAGAATGTTAATTTACAAGGCAAAGtgcacataaaaaaatatgttgaaAAAACgactaaattatataatgtggaaaatagaaatataataaaaaatatatcagaaAATATTGAAGATGCAAATGATACGAATGTGAAGAGTGAGCAAGAAGAATTGTCACAAGGTAATTTCAGTGCCCTTTCGGAAAAACGTTttgataataacaataataatggtaataGCTATCATAATAGAAATGGTAGTGGAAGTAGTATTAGAAACAGCAGTAGCAACAGCAATAGCAGTAGCAATAATAACGTATTAAGTATCGAATCAGGGAGTTGTAACCCTGGGAAAGTTGAATTtgtggaaaataaaaattttagtaGCAGAAAAGATAACATTGAGAGCAACATTACACATTTCCATGATACTGGCGTTGcagaaaataatgaaatcaCGAGCAAGTTGAATGATAAGaattattgtaataataagaactttactaataataacacatattataatatgatGTGTAAGGATATAAACTATGTTTGTAATTCAAACACAGGAACTATTAATCAAAATAAGAACAGTCACAACCAAGctattaatgatataaataaaaagagtaaCTATCATACGAAATTTATATCAGGTAGTAGTTCAAATTTTGATGGGTTAAATAATTCGAATGATAGAAATAAAGAGTATTCCTCTCATCATACAAATAGTGAGCATATGAATAATGTTAACTTTATTGATAATGGTaacagtagtagtagtagtgaAAAGTTAGGATGTATGTTGGAGAATACGGAAGAATATAGAGAAAATGTACAACATTACGATAATATTCAAAAGAGTTCGACAAATTGTAGTATAACTAACGAAATGAATagaaatgaacaaaaaaataaaaattaccaAATGGGTGAGAATGAGAGTAAAAATGACCAAATAGatgaaaatgatattatGCTAAAATCATGTTTTACCGACTCCAATAAAGTTAGTAATTACAACTTGAACGAAGAGAATGAATGtaataaagaagaaagtTTATATGACAATATTAAGGATAGAGTTTCTGAAAAAACTTTTTCATCATCTACTGATTTGAAGAGGCTcaattctttaaataattcaaataattcgtttattttttcaaataatattctagagggaaaatataataataataataatagtgcCAATTGTAATTTTGAGAAAAGTAGCGAAAGGGGCAGTGAAAGGGGAAACGAAAAATATAGCGAATATGGTGATAATGACAAgataaagggaaaaaatgaGAAGAAAGGAATTTGTAGCAACGACTCCTGTGTTGTTAGTGCAACTAAGGAAATGGAAGCGTGTTACAAAAGttacaataataatgtaaataataatattataaatcaGTCcacatttactttttatgaTAACAATTTAAATAGTAATGAACTAATGGCAAACAAATTACAGACATTaaatgaagcaaaaaataGTTCAGATTATAACACACATTCTGAacatgataataataatgaaaagaaatcaatgctttttaaaaattatgatttttcagtttttgattatttagataattataaaaatatttacaacaaTGATAGGAAAGATAATACCCTTAGCCTTTTAGAAAAAGTCGATTCTAATTTTAAACTATTGAACACAagtataaatgaaaagaaacaTATCATAATAGAGGAGAATTATTACAATGCAGAAGaagcaaaattttttaatagtttTCTTAATGACATTGCCAAAAATGTTAGTGAAGAGAGagaaggaaaatattttagtacCGAGGATACTATGTCCACACATATTTACAGAAACAGTAATATCATTGATAGTAGTATAAAGAACAATGTGCACTTGACTcatttgaataatataagGGAGTTGTATGCAAATTTTGATTCAActtgtaataattttaaaaaggaaaaacatggatttatatttgcaaatggtttaaataaatgtggtagtgatttatttaataaatataatgatgaACGTAGTCATGAAGCTTTGAATGGAGATACAAAAGAAAgtgtagaaaaaaataaaacatatgatAGTAGCTGTCATAATCAATTGCTTAATAATCATAACAGAGATTCACAAACTAATGGaaaggaaataaataaacagaaTGAGAGttttcaaaattatgaaaaatgtaaCTCAAGTAATGCACATACATTCAATAAGGAGGCTTCAAAATTTGTCAGTTTTAACAAAAActtaaattatgttttaattagTAAGACAGGAGAGGAGGAGGAGGATTGTTCCGGAAAATGTGTGTCAAGATACATGGAAAGGTATGTAGCAAATGAAGTAGTAAAAGAACCAGAAATCAAGGCAGCAAATGGTAACACCTTTTTCCAGGGGGAAGGGTTCAATAGTGGCAAGGATGTATACCATTTAACGAAGAATGGGAATTATACTGGTGtgaataatgataatgatattaACTACAATGTTGATTATGATATTGACGACGATATTAATGGCAGCATTAAAGCCAATATTAACGACAACATTGACGACGATGATGATGGTGGGGATGTGGACatgattaataaaaatagcaaaCTAATGTCAATTATTGGAAATAGAATCATGGATAGTTTAGAAAACATGGATGCCGGTGATGCAACGGATgcattatatgaaataatgaTTATGAGAAATAACAAACAGAGTACTTTTCATTGCATTAATTCTATGGATGATTCTTTAAATACAGCTGATAGAGAAATTGATagtgaattatatattaagcaACATTTTGTAAACTCAAAAAATCTACTTTATAATAACTCTTACATGAAATGTAATAGAGATTACGAAAACTGTTTTGATAGAAATGAGATTGTTCGTGTTAGTAGCTTCAACAATCCAAGTAATAGTAGTGTCAATCAAGGGGAACAAAGAAATATGGAGTACAGTATTACATACAATCGAGTCTCCAGTAAATATGATAGTGAAAATGATATCAATGATTGTCATAGAAATGgagatgaaaaagaaaaagacaaaaagTATTGTGAAAAGGATTGTGAAAGGGATAACAAAAAGAACGATGAAATAAACGtggaaagaaatataaattacaaaaatagcGAAACAACTAATGTAAGTTTTAGTGTTCTCGATAACaataatatcattaaaagCAACGATAATATTAAGTTGTTAGGTAAGAactttataaaagaaaatacgaCAACTGCAAATAGTGAACATAGTGAACgtattaaaaatgttgatGATGGAAAGGATGcgaaaaatgataaaacaaACTTTGATTACTTATTTGATCATGTTATAGATAGTAAtcttaatttattcttaaaCAGTGAAGAGttaaattatgataatgTGTTATATACGAATAAGGATTCGGGGTGtagcaataataacaataacagtgGAAACAGTAATGTAAGAAGCAGCATAAACTACAATAAACATAGTTATAACAATAGTAACATTAAAgatagtaatagtaacaacagtaacagtaacaatagtaacagtaacaacagtaacagtaacaatagtaacagtaacaatagaaacagtaacaatagtaacagtaacaatagtaacagtaacaatagtaacagtaacaatagtaacagtaacacTAATAACGGTAATAGCAGTGATAACAACTACAGTTATACGAGTGACATACACAATTTTTTGAGacaagaaaatttaaataaagcaCAGAACAATGTGagcaataatttatattactgCCCCAACAGCCCCAATGTGAGGGTAAATgcaaatatgaataataactccttcatgaaatatataaaaaattttttagaaaataattatataaacgaCCAAAAGAATTACATAGACTTATActataaaacaaaagaaaataataatagcacaGGGGAAAATGAGTTCCCTGATGCAAgtaaggaaaataatatgaatcttaccataaataatatttataaaagtaaagaCGTGAATGTACATGGTAGtagaaatatgaaatatgttGATGGTGCTTATTTCCATAACAAACAAAGTGTCAGCACTGCTAATACGAGCTACGATTCATGTAGAATTGGTGTATCTAACACCACTAATGCAAATAGTGCGAATAAAACGAATAGTGCAAATAAAACGAATAGTGCGAATAAAACGAATAGTACGAATGGGGTTAATAGTATGCTCATTGGTGGTCATCATCTTATCAGAGATTTTAACAATCATTCACAGGACATTTTCGATATGGCAAGCATTAAAAGTACTAAAGCTTTTGCTGAAgtgcataataataatagtaatagtaataatataagtggtaacaataataatggtaataCTTATTATTGTAGGAGTGGTATGCCTCGTTTGGACGATGCAAATGTatgcattaaaaaaacaGGTGCTCTCGATTACTCcaatatttacaatttaGTTCATGATATAAAGAATGACGAAGATGAGCATGCCTCAAAGAGCAAGTTGAATAGTAAACATCCGTTAGAAAGTGATTACTGTGGCggcatatataataataatagcagtagtaataatacaaacagtaataacaatactAGTAATAGCAATACTAGTAATAACAACACTGGTAATAACAACACTAGTAATAACAACACTAGTAATAACAACACTAGTAATAACAACACTAGTAATAACAACACTAGTAATAACAACACTAGTAATAACAACACTAGTAATAGCAACAGTACTAAGAATAGTCGTATAACTAATGGTAGTTATTACCGTATGAACGATCTAAAGAAGGagggaaaaaatatgaacattaTGAATATTCTAAAGACAGAGGGGGGTGATAGCCATATACATAGACGGGGTAATAATGTTACTTCATTGCAGCTACATGATGATAATAGCAAGAGTAAGTTATGCATTAGTAAGCACGAACACTACACAAACGATGATAATGATGATGTTGGTAATGATGATAACGATACATCTATATATGTAGGGAAAAACATAGATGTAAATGCACAGGAATATAGCATGAACTGTACAGAGGATATTAGTGAGTGTAATTTGAACAAATTAATGGTTAGTGATTGTAGAAATGCTACTGTTAATAAGGTAGGGTTAATGGAAAGACGAAATAATTTAGTAGAGGGGGAGACTGCGCGTacttacaataataataacagtaataaccataataatagtattcATAATGACTGTAACAATAACATTACCAGCAGTAACATCAATGATAGTGCAAATGTGCAAGGGACTAGAAAGTATTACGAGAACATAAAAAAGGACAACTTCAGTACCATGCACAGcgtttttcaaaaatgtgTATTATCAAAAGACAATGAGAATATAACTAATTATGAAGAtagaaatgtaaaaaatgaaaatagatgtagtaacaacaatataaatgataatcaGTATAGTACTATTAAGATAAACGATGaggagaaaaggaaaaatttaaGTGAAGACATTATGTATAACGACAGTACAACTGTTGCAACTTTTTTGAGTGAACAAAATTTGGGGAAAATTATGAGTAAAGAGGatgtttatattaatgaTGGAGAATTAGTAGAAAAAGAGGAACAAAAAAGGGGGGGGTATAGTCAAGAAAGTATTAACCTAGAGAAGTATAACAATGATCCTGATAAATATAGCATTCACCCTGATAAGTATGACAATTTCGATGTAGGCCATAATTGTACTAAGCCTACTTCTACAAACCTTGAGCAAGGTAATGAAAAAGGGAGAAAAGGATACGAAGATACACAAATGAAACAAGTAGTTTGTACAGTAGAAAGTAATAAGGAGAACAACTTAATAAATGATGGTTTACATAATTATTCCTTAGGTGGTAAAAATACCAAGATTGTTAGAAGTTGGGACAACATGAGCAATATGTCTAATATGAATAACTATCTAAGTAACACTTCAAGTAAGAACAATAACGAAACGTTAGTAAGAAACAGTCTAATGGATGAAAAGATGATTGATTTTATTCTGAAAAGTAATGGAAAGGTAAAGGATGCAATgaaagataataataatgagaaaGGTTCAATATTTCAAGGAAACTTAAATTCTATTAATTCGGTTAATTGTTTCTTATATGGGGTGTTACCAAATAGTAATAGTGATGCTAATAGTGTTATTGATGGTTCCCATGAGGAGGTACATAATAATGTTGTCCATATTGACAATGTTGACAATGTTGATAACGTTGATAACGTTGATGAGGATGATTGTAAGAGTAATGCTATTAATGATAACGCGTTAAACGTCCAAATAAGTAGTGTAAACATGAAGGATAAGGATAATAGTAGCTACAATATTAGCACTTGTAGCAAAGCAAATAATAGTACCACAAGCAACAGTGTAAATTGTAATAACTCAACctgtaacaataataatgatggCCAGAAAATTTTCTTGAAAAGAAACTTTGCCAATGGCAGTACAAGTAACACAAATATAAGTGGAGACTCGTATGATTACACAATGAATATGacgaaaaatatgaatataaaaaaggacacaaacaataacaacaataataacaacagTAGCAATAACAAGAATAACCAACAAATGACTAGCTTCTCTAAGAAATCAAGTAATTGTATTGAATATTTTGACCATAGCCACGTAGAAGTAAAAGATTCTGGTTTCAAATATAGTGCACAAAATGATTTAGAAAATATcacaaataatatgaaattgAAAAGCATTTACAGTTacaatgtaaataaaaatacgaaCATTACCaatgtttataattataattctttccattatttaaattataacaatCATTTAGGGAAAGGagataagaataaaaataaacaccAACATCCACATCAACCTGTGAGAAACTGCAACGAAATGAACTTAACGAATAACTACGATTTGAGAGTTAAAAGCGGACCTAATAGCAGTTTAAATAATGGCATAAATAATAACTGCAATAATAGCGACAATAATATAAGCGATAGGGGAGATGATGGTGGAAATGCTATCAGTGTAAACATCCGAAATGATAGTAGCAGTACTTTGAATAACTCGAGTAATGCAAAAAAAGTCTCTCCCTTAAAGGTAACAGCGGATTATAATTACGTTAAAAGGATATCTACAAGGTGCATATCCGATAGTTCTGTAATGGATCCACAAAACTTCAATAACCTGCATCTGAGGTtgaaaaattcaaattttcCGAATTATATGAACAACCCTCCAACTGCGTATAgtggtagtaataataataatattaatagcgGCAGTAGCAGAAGTAATAAcagcaatagtaataacaataataataacaataataataacaatagtaataacaataataataacaatagtaataacaatagtaataacaatagtaataacaatagtaataacaatagtaataacaatagtaaattaacaata aatagtaataacagtaataataacaattataataacaatagtaataacaatagtaataacagtaataataacaattataataacaataataataacaataataataataatagcagcagcagcaataacaatataaaatataacagtaAAACAAACGATGAGAGCAGTGGAAGCAGCAGTATAATGGAGAAGTTAAAAGTATTTGACAAGATGAGATACGATATGAAATTTACGAATTACAATACCATTTATGATAATAGTGTAAAAAATAGAGATAAAATGAGTGCGAAATATAAAGTTTTCAATAGTAGTTGCAacagtaataacaattataataaccACAATAATGGTAGCTGTACTACCTACACGAGCAGTAACCACAGTAACAACTACAACAACAGTGGTAGTAGCATATTGGATAGTCGAAGTTTCATGTTGTATGATGATAGAGAAAAGCTATCCAAAGaaggaaataaatatacggacagaatgaaaaatatgaattgtaaaaattataataattttatgaaaaatggctacatacaaaaagaaataataccatcagataattttttagttattaaaaaatacactGCTAAGTATGAAGTGCAAATTGACCCGTTCAATGGATTTGATATAGCTAAAAGAATAATAGGTTTAAAGGGaacaaatatgaaaaagataTGTATTGATACGGATTGTAAATTAAGACTAAGAGGTAGAGGATCAGGTTATTTAGaaggagaagaaaaaaaggaagcaaGTGAATCATTACATTTGTGTGTTTCATGTCAAAAATATGATCATTACATATTagctaaaaaattaatagaacAATTATTggttaaaatttatatggaTTATGATACTTGGTTATATAATCATGGTAAGCCTTATGCAAATTTAAAACCCAAAACGTATGAGAAATTCATCCCTCTGTTTAAGTTTCAACAAAACCCTAACTCTAAGCAGCAAAATGTAAATCAGAATTGA